In Stenotrophomonas sp. 610A2, one DNA window encodes the following:
- a CDS encoding site-specific integrase: MNDDIKDILRRVRENGHQDLTIQQVRLPNGLTLGGVEINTAEDRRLFRQTVQDLNALAAKDPLMAGMHGWEPPRPPAPPAPPAGPLLSERIDVYLSDMRRAQRAVRNVMDTEYTLRLFLALGGDKAIEEVTATDVRSFLDALAVYPANASKKAVFRGLTPLEVVQKAKGGGHPTLLERTQEKRRDHLAAFFNAQADEALIPKAPHKAIMNRSKSKTDAPTREPFTPAELAALFDSEAFPEWASKYPHRWFGSILGVATGARINELAQLYVDDVAEVGGHWGIHIRAQRPDQRLKNAHSSRFVPLSDTVLQAGFLAFVEDVKRAGFERLFPHLQHTEAGGYGDTMGDQFRAYAIKRGLTGRLKSFHCFRHNIVSNLVNERGIAIQVVQEITGHDLTLPSGLRHYVNPGTIPKRFDALNAYGPPVTLPAYTSGQFELAFKQVRHIERRRATAASKRHSTSQKG; encoded by the coding sequence GTGAACGACGACATCAAGGACATCTTGCGCAGGGTGCGCGAGAACGGGCATCAGGACCTGACTATCCAACAGGTGCGCCTGCCCAACGGGCTGACGCTCGGCGGCGTGGAAATCAACACGGCCGAGGACCGCCGCCTGTTCCGGCAGACCGTTCAGGACTTGAACGCCCTGGCAGCAAAAGACCCGCTCATGGCGGGCATGCACGGGTGGGAACCACCACGGCCCCCAGCACCACCTGCGCCTCCCGCCGGGCCGCTGCTCTCCGAGCGCATTGACGTCTACCTCAGCGACATGCGGCGAGCCCAGCGGGCCGTGCGCAACGTGATGGACACCGAATACACGCTGCGCCTGTTCCTCGCCCTCGGCGGCGACAAGGCGATTGAAGAGGTCACGGCCACGGACGTGCGTTCCTTCCTGGACGCCCTGGCGGTCTACCCGGCAAATGCCAGCAAGAAAGCCGTGTTTCGTGGCCTGACGCCCCTGGAAGTGGTGCAAAAGGCGAAGGGCGGCGGCCACCCCACCCTGCTGGAACGCACCCAGGAAAAGCGCCGCGACCACTTGGCCGCTTTCTTCAACGCTCAGGCCGACGAGGCCCTCATTCCCAAGGCGCCGCACAAGGCCATCATGAACCGCTCCAAGTCCAAAACTGATGCCCCAACCCGCGAACCCTTCACGCCCGCAGAGCTGGCCGCGCTGTTCGATTCCGAAGCCTTTCCTGAGTGGGCCAGCAAATACCCGCACCGCTGGTTCGGCTCTATCCTGGGCGTGGCCACGGGCGCGCGCATCAATGAGTTGGCCCAGCTCTACGTCGATGACGTGGCCGAGGTTGGGGGCCACTGGGGCATCCACATTCGCGCCCAGCGACCGGACCAGCGGCTGAAGAACGCGCACTCCTCGCGTTTCGTCCCCCTGTCCGACACCGTGCTGCAGGCGGGGTTCCTGGCGTTCGTCGAGGACGTGAAGCGCGCCGGGTTTGAACGCCTGTTCCCGCACCTCCAGCACACAGAGGCCGGCGGCTACGGCGACACCATGGGCGACCAGTTTCGCGCCTACGCCATCAAGCGCGGCCTGACCGGCCGCCTGAAATCCTTCCATTGCTTCCGCCACAACATCGTGAGCAACCTGGTCAACGAGCGGGGCATTGCCATCCAGGTGGTGCAGGAAATCACGGGGCACGACCTGACCTTGCCCAGCGGCCTCAGGCACTACGTCAATCCGGGCACCATCCCGAAACGCTTTGACGCGCTGAATGCGTATGGCCCGCCGGTGACACTGCCCGCCTACACCTCCGGCCAGTTTGAGCTAGCGTTCAAGCAGGTCCGCCACATCGAGCGGCGGCGCGCAACGGCCGCGAGCAAACGCCACTCAACCAGCCAGAAAGGATAG